In Bos indicus x Bos taurus breed Angus x Brahman F1 hybrid chromosome 21, Bos_hybrid_MaternalHap_v2.0, whole genome shotgun sequence, one DNA window encodes the following:
- the LOC113879884 gene encoding myeloid-associated differentiation marker-like yields MITMCSSSGLLSAILLGYFLRLLQLLSTCLAFSLVASVGTWMGAVSNWSVFIWCFCFLVTLIILIIEFCGLQSRFPFSWYNFLITYACYAALLCISASIVYPITYIWFFPHGRSQDHAIAATAFSCIASVAYASEVAWARTWVWLGVITGYMVTVPGLLKGLETFVAGVIFAFIIDSHLYMHQPALVWCVAVYSICFLLAASALLLNWCDCDNRLPIAFPTFLLGLTLLSVLLYTSALVLWPLYQFDEQFGGQPKRSSCNDGLIYSLCTWDQQLAVAILTAINLLIYVVDLVFLAHMVFSRTEDQLRGSQFPLLYKS; encoded by the coding sequence ATGATCACCATGTGCTCATCCTCAGGCCTGCTTTCTGCAATCCTCCTGGGCTACTTCCTCCGCCTGTTGCAGCTGCTCTCCACCTGCCTGGCCTTCTCCCTTGTGGCCAGCGTGGGCACTTGGATGGGGGCCGTGAGTAACTGGTCTGTATTCATCTGGTGCTTCTGTTTTCTCGTGACCCTCATCATCCTCATAATCGAGTTCTGTGGGCTCCAGTCCCGCTTCCCCTTCTCCTGGTACAACTTTCTCATCACCTATGCCTGTTACGCTGCCCTCCTCTGCATCTCGGCCTCCATCGTTTACCCCATCACTTACATCTGGTTCTTCCCCCATGGCCGCTCCCAGGATCATGCCATCGCTGCCACTGCATTCTCCTGCATTGCTTCTGTGGCTTATGCCAGCGAAGTGGCCTGGGCTCGTACCTGGGTCTGGCTCGGCGTGATCACCGGCTACATGGTCACTGTGCCAGGACTGCTCAAGGGGCTGGAGACTTTTGTGGCTGGTGTCATCTTTGCCTTTATCATTGACAGCCACCTGTACATGCACCAGCCGGCCCTGGTGTGGTGCGTGGCCGTGTACTCCATCTGCTTCCTCCTGGCAGCCTCGGCCCTTCTGCTGAACTGGTGTGACTGCGACAACAGGCTGCCCATTGCCTTTCCCACTTTTCTTTTGGGGCTGACCCTGCTCTCCGTCCTCCTCTACACCAGCGCTCTGGTCCTCTGGCCTCTCTACCAGTTTGACGAGCAGTTTGGTGGCCAGCCCAAGCGGTCGAGCTGCAATGATGGGCTCATCTACTCTCTTTGTACCTGGGACCAGCAGCTGGCTGTGGCCATCCTGACAGCCATCAACCTGCTGATTTACGTGGTCGACTTGGTGTTCTTGGCCCACATGGTTTTTTCAAGAACCGAGGATCAGCTCAGGGGCTcccagttccctcttctttacaAGTCATGA
- the LOC113879777 gene encoding myeloid-associated differentiation marker-like encodes MSTGVTHPNLDDWNTVCCFFRLPQLFSTCVAFSLVADMGIWRGNIGNWSMSIWCFCFAVTLIIVTVKFFDFESHFPLFWYNLSITYACYAAILCLLASVIYSITHVQFLPDGPLRDRATAATTLSCIASAFYAIDAFVWNYYWPEDIPCYVYTLPALLKVLETFVAGVIFVFLSNTSLYLHQPALEWCVAVYSICFIPTALAMLLKLGDWENILPVPFPIFQLGLTLLSVLLYISALVLWLLYQFYEEFGGQPQWSSDISCINDLICTWIQRLAVAVLTAINLLIYVADLVYWARQVSIGTEDQPRDF; translated from the coding sequence ATGTCCACTGGGGTCACACACCCAAACCTGGATGACTGGAACACAGTGTGCTGCTTCTTCCGCCTGCCACAGCTCTTCTCTACCTGCGTGGCCTTCTCCCTGGTGGCCGACATGGGCATTTGGAGAGGGAACATAGGTAACTGGTCCATGTCCATCTGGTGCTTCTGTTTTGCTGTGACACTCATAATAGTCACAGTCAAGTTTTTTGATTTTGAATCACACTTTCCTCTCTTCTGGTACAACCTTTCCATCACCTACGCCTGCTACGCTGCCATCCTCTGCCTCTTGGCCTCCGTCATCTACTCCATCACCCACGTCCAGTTCCTGCCTGATGGACCTCTCCGGGACCGGGCCACTGCAGCCACTACATTATCCTGTATCGCTTCTGCATTTTATGCCATAGATGCCTTTGTGTGGAACTACTATTGGCCCGAAGATATCCCCTGCTATGTGTACACATTACCAGCCCTGCTGAAGGTGCTGGAGACCTTTGTGGCTGGTGTCATCTTTGTCTTCCTCAGCAACACCTCCCTGTACCTGCACCAGCCGGCCCTGGAGTGGTGCGTGGCTGTCTACTCCATCTGCTTCATCCCAACAGCACTAGCTATGCTGCTAAAACTGGGTGACTGGGAGAACATACTGCCCGTCCCCTTCCCCATTTTCCAGTTGGGGCTAACCTTGCTCTCCGTCCTCCTCTACATCAGCGCTCTGGTCCTCTGGTTGCTCTACCAATTCTATGAGGAATTCGGCGGGCagccccagtggtccagtgataTCAGCTGTATCAATGACCTCATATGCACCTGGATCCAGCGATTGGCTGTGGCTGTCCTGACAGCCATTAACCTATTGATTTATGTGGCTGACTTGGTGTACTGGGCCCGCCAGGTTTCTATAGGGACTGAGGACCAGCCCAGGGACTTCTGA